A genomic window from bacterium includes:
- a CDS encoding ROK family protein: MDTQTCIAGIDVGGTTITSGLISPRGELLDHFTRPTESQLGPDRAMENILASIRDIIARAGSRRVLGIGLGTPGAIDVQRGLVMYCAPNIPNWTGRQIKEPIEKTFGLPTFVDNDAKCAVMGEATFGAGAGLRHVFVVTLGTGIGGGVVLNKRIHRGANYCAGEIGHAVVQIGGRRCPCGIEGHLEAYLSSKGIVGQVREAVATGRSTRLTESAGRDLERLTAKMVLDASREGEPLAREVIDLSCHYMGMALAHFAMVFDPETMVLSGGIAQAWDVIFEPIQNAYERYLFYRQLRMAPIVPARLGFEAGMVGAAAMALVELELDKQS, encoded by the coding sequence ATGGACACGCAGACCTGCATTGCCGGCATCGATGTCGGCGGAACGACTATCACCAGCGGACTGATCAGTCCGCGGGGCGAGCTGCTCGATCATTTCACCCGTCCCACCGAGAGCCAGCTCGGCCCGGACCGGGCGATGGAGAATATCCTGGCCTCGATCCGCGACATAATTGCCCGGGCCGGCAGCCGTCGCGTGCTGGGAATCGGACTGGGCACTCCCGGAGCGATCGATGTCCAGCGCGGGCTGGTGATGTACTGCGCGCCCAATATCCCCAACTGGACCGGCCGCCAGATCAAGGAGCCGATCGAGAAGACGTTCGGGCTGCCGACTTTCGTGGACAACGACGCCAAGTGCGCGGTGATGGGCGAGGCCACTTTCGGGGCCGGCGCCGGGCTGAGGCACGTGTTCGTGGTCACCCTGGGCACTGGGATCGGCGGCGGCGTGGTGCTGAATAAGCGTATCCACCGTGGGGCCAATTACTGCGCCGGCGAGATCGGCCACGCCGTGGTGCAGATCGGCGGACGGCGCTGCCCCTGCGGCATCGAGGGCCACCTGGAGGCCTACCTTTCCTCCAAGGGCATCGTGGGCCAGGTGCGCGAGGCCGTGGCCACCGGTCGCTCCACCCGGCTGACCGAGTCCGCGGGCCGCGACCTGGAGCGCCTGACCGCCAAGATGGTGCTGGATGCCTCCCGCGAGGGCGAGCCCCTGGCCCGCGAGGTGATCGACCTGTCCTGCCACTACATGGGCATGGCCCTGGCGCATTTCGCCATGGTGTTCGACCCCGAGACCATGGTCCTGAGCGGCGGGATCGCCCAGGCTTGGGATGTGATTTTCGAGCCCATCCAGAACGCCTACGAGCGCTACCTTTTCTACCGTCAGCTCCGCATGGCCCCCATCGTGCCCGCGCGACTGGGGTTCGAGGCCGGGATGGTGGGAGCGGCGGCGATGGCGCTGGTCGAGCTGGAGCTGGACAAACAGAGCTGA